One Nonomuraea angiospora DNA segment encodes these proteins:
- a CDS encoding DUF2469 domain-containing protein, with translation MSAEDLEKYETEMELQLYREYRDVVGLFTYVVETERRFYLTNSVDLDVRTAENGDVFFDVKMQDAWVWDMYRPARFVKNVRVVTFKDVNVEELAKADLEMPKEGFSG, from the coding sequence ATGAGCGCAGAAGATCTCGAAAAGTACGAAACCGAGATGGAGCTGCAGCTTTACCGCGAATACCGGGATGTCGTCGGTTTGTTCACATACGTGGTCGAGACTGAGCGTCGGTTCTATCTGACCAACTCGGTCGACCTCGACGTCCGTACCGCGGAGAACGGCGACGTCTTCTTCGACGTGAAGATGCAGGACGCCTGGGTGTGGGACATGTACCGGCCGGCGCGGTTCGTGAAGAACGTTCGAGTGGTCACGTTCAAGGATGTGAACGTGGAAGAGCTGGCCAAGGCGGACCTGGAGATGCCCAAGGAGGGGTTCTCGGGGTAA
- a CDS encoding RNA-binding protein, whose translation MLEEALEHLVKGIVEHPDDVRVRARRIRSGRVLEVRVHPEDLGKVIGRGGRTAKALRTVVNALADGKYVRVDLLDLHEAVR comes from the coding sequence GTGCTCGAGGAGGCTCTCGAGCACCTCGTGAAGGGCATCGTCGAACATCCAGACGATGTCCGGGTCCGCGCACGCCGCATTCGCAGCGGGCGCGTCCTGGAGGTCCGGGTGCACCCCGAGGACCTGGGCAAGGTCATCGGACGCGGCGGGCGCACCGCCAAGGCGTTGCGTACCGTTGTGAACGCCCTGGCCGACGGGAAGTACGTACGGGTCGATCTGCTCGACCTGCACGAAGCAGTCCGTTAG
- the rimM gene encoding ribosome maturation factor RimM (Essential for efficient processing of 16S rRNA), with translation MQLVVGRIGRPHGVRGEVSVEVRTDDPELRFAVGTSIATDPAGRGPLVVAGRRWHKGFLLLTFEGVADRDVAEELRGTMLVIDSADVAPIDDPDEFHDHQLIGLTVETAAGEPVGEITDVLHHGQDLLVVRRAGADEALIPFVKALVPEIDLEGGRLVVDPPEGLL, from the coding sequence TTGCAGCTGGTCGTCGGCCGGATCGGCCGTCCGCACGGGGTGCGCGGTGAAGTGTCCGTGGAGGTACGCACCGACGATCCCGAGCTGCGTTTCGCCGTGGGCACGTCCATCGCCACGGATCCCGCCGGCAGGGGGCCGCTCGTCGTCGCGGGCCGCCGCTGGCACAAGGGCTTCCTGCTGCTGACCTTCGAGGGCGTCGCCGACCGCGACGTGGCGGAGGAGCTGCGGGGCACCATGCTGGTCATCGACTCGGCCGACGTGGCGCCGATCGACGACCCCGACGAGTTCCACGATCATCAGCTCATCGGCCTGACGGTGGAGACCGCCGCGGGGGAGCCCGTGGGCGAGATCACCGACGTCCTCCACCACGGCCAGGACCTCCTGGTGGTACGCAGGGCCGGGGCGGACGAGGCGCTCATCCCGTTCGTCAAGGCGCTGGTGCCCGAGATCGACCTGGAGGGCGGTCGGCTGGTCGTCGACCCGCCAGAGGGCCTGCTGTGA
- the trmD gene encoding tRNA (guanosine(37)-N1)-methyltransferase TrmD: MRLDIISIFPEYFAPLDVSLIGKARERGTLDVHVHQLRDWTHDVHKTVDDTPYGGGPGMVMKPEVWGEAIDAVAGDGAPRLIVPTPSGRPFTQELAQELAGEPWLLFACGRYEGIDSRVMEEYGSRLRVDEVGIGDYVLAGGEVAVLVMVEAIGRLLPGVLGNAQSAVDDSFAPGSMQNLVEGPVYTKPPVWRGHEVPEVLLSGHHGKIARWRRDQALRRTVRNRPELAAALDPDTLDKHDRKLLEELSFRVEREDMAN; the protein is encoded by the coding sequence ATGCGGCTCGACATCATCTCGATCTTCCCCGAATACTTCGCGCCGCTCGACGTCTCGCTGATCGGCAAGGCGCGCGAGCGGGGCACGCTCGACGTACACGTGCACCAGCTCCGTGACTGGACCCACGACGTGCACAAGACCGTGGACGACACCCCCTACGGCGGGGGGCCGGGCATGGTCATGAAGCCCGAGGTGTGGGGCGAGGCCATCGACGCGGTGGCCGGGGACGGCGCGCCGCGACTGATCGTTCCGACGCCGAGCGGGCGGCCGTTCACCCAGGAGCTGGCGCAGGAGCTGGCGGGGGAGCCGTGGCTGCTGTTCGCGTGCGGGCGGTACGAGGGCATCGACTCGCGGGTCATGGAGGAGTACGGCTCCCGGCTGCGGGTCGACGAGGTCGGCATCGGCGACTATGTGCTGGCCGGGGGCGAGGTGGCGGTACTGGTCATGGTGGAGGCCATCGGGCGGCTGCTGCCCGGAGTGCTGGGCAATGCCCAATCGGCCGTGGACGACTCGTTCGCGCCCGGATCCATGCAGAATCTGGTCGAAGGTCCCGTCTACACCAAGCCGCCCGTCTGGCGGGGGCATGAAGTGCCTGAGGTGCTGCTGTCCGGGCATCACGGGAAAATCGCCAGATGGCGGCGTGACCAGGCGCTGCGCCGTACCGTACGGAACCGGCCGGAGCTGGCGGCGGCGCTCGACCCCGACACGCTCGACAAGCACGACAGGAAGCTCCTCGAGGAGCTGTCGTTTCGCGTCGAGCGCGAAGATATGGCAAACTGA
- the lepB gene encoding signal peptidase I — translation MTSESQEHGAARRPVEDEVDVVAEETQKPAKGEKKEKKGSFWKELPVLVVVALVLALIIKTFVVQAFYIPSESMENTLLKNDRVLVNKLVYHTRDIERGDVVVFSGVDSWDGEFQMEEPSNPVAAFFRWVGTAFGIVPGEKDYIKRVIGVGGDHVKCCDSKNRITVNGTPIDEESYLYPGNVPSDKFFNITVPEGRLWVMGDHRSVSLDSRSHTGDAGGGSIPVSQVIGRAFVIVWPFNRATSIDIPDTFSQPALQALGGSVPLVAGFGLAVPLVLVRRRLRGRKR, via the coding sequence ATGACTAGCGAGAGCCAGGAGCACGGCGCGGCGCGCCGCCCTGTCGAGGACGAGGTGGACGTGGTCGCCGAAGAGACTCAGAAGCCAGCAAAAGGCGAGAAAAAGGAGAAGAAGGGGTCGTTCTGGAAAGAGCTGCCCGTTCTTGTCGTCGTGGCCTTGGTGCTGGCCCTGATCATCAAGACGTTTGTGGTCCAGGCCTTCTACATTCCGTCGGAGTCGATGGAGAACACCCTGTTGAAAAACGACAGGGTTCTGGTCAACAAGCTCGTCTACCACACGCGTGACATCGAGCGCGGCGACGTGGTGGTCTTCTCGGGAGTCGACTCCTGGGACGGTGAGTTCCAGATGGAGGAGCCGTCCAACCCGGTCGCGGCCTTCTTCCGCTGGGTCGGCACGGCGTTCGGCATCGTGCCCGGCGAGAAGGACTACATCAAGCGGGTCATCGGGGTCGGCGGCGACCACGTCAAGTGCTGCGACTCCAAGAATCGCATCACGGTCAACGGCACGCCCATCGACGAGGAGAGCTACCTCTATCCGGGCAACGTGCCCTCCGACAAGTTCTTCAACATCACGGTGCCGGAGGGGCGGCTGTGGGTGATGGGCGACCACCGGTCGGTCTCGCTCGACTCCCGATCCCACACCGGTGACGCGGGCGGGGGTTCCATTCCCGTGAGCCAGGTCATCGGGCGGGCCTTCGTGATCGTCTGGCCGTTCAACCGGGCGACCTCGATCGACATTCCGGACACGTTCTCGCAACCGGCACTTCAGGCGCTCGGCGGCTCCGTACCGCTGGTCGCCGGGTTCGGGCTCGCCGTACCCTTGGTCCTGGTTCGTCGCCGCTTGAGGGGGAGGAAGCGCTGA
- the lepB gene encoding signal peptidase I — translation MAVTKKAEGVGKEKKKGGFRETVLLLVLGVGIALLLQAFVVGSFYIPSVSMENTLLVNDRVFVNKLAGKPERGDIVVFKGWNTGEDTIKRVIGIGGDKVVCCDSKKRITVNGTPLEETSYLYPGDYASGDKFSVTVPPGKLWLMGDHRSASADSRAHMDEAGGGFISENDVIGKAVVRYWPLSRGYLFSRPDTFDKVK, via the coding sequence ATGGCCGTCACCAAGAAGGCGGAGGGCGTGGGGAAAGAGAAGAAGAAGGGCGGTTTCCGCGAGACGGTGCTGCTGCTGGTCCTGGGCGTTGGCATCGCGCTGCTGCTGCAGGCGTTCGTGGTCGGCTCGTTCTACATCCCGTCCGTCTCGATGGAGAACACTCTGCTGGTCAACGACCGGGTCTTCGTCAACAAGCTGGCGGGCAAGCCCGAGCGCGGCGACATCGTGGTCTTCAAGGGCTGGAACACCGGCGAGGACACCATCAAGCGGGTCATCGGCATCGGCGGCGACAAGGTGGTGTGCTGCGACTCCAAGAAGCGCATCACGGTCAACGGCACGCCGCTGGAGGAGACTTCCTACCTCTACCCCGGCGATTACGCTTCCGGCGATAAGTTCAGCGTCACCGTGCCGCCCGGAAAGCTCTGGCTGATGGGCGACCACCGCAGCGCCTCGGCCGACTCGCGGGCCCACATGGACGAGGCCGGAGGCGGGTTCATCTCGGAGAACGACGTGATCGGCAAGGCCGTGGTGCGCTACTGGCCGCTGTCGCGGGGTTATCTCTTCTCCCGTCCTGACACTTTCGACAAGGTCAAATAG
- a CDS encoding helix-turn-helix domain-containing protein — protein sequence MQATGQRIEATVRFGEALRKSRERQKVSLNTLHELTFFSKSYLSRVERGERNPERVLAELVDEALGANGRLIRAWDSDYASNRTIVGSSGGEATKRREFITSAALLAGGAFDDLAGQPEPSTAAVARLRDALIPTTPTSQAASPAASLSRSLIRAQRDFAAARYLPLADELAALLPVASAVSTPADMATAARIYHLTTRTLIKLSASPYAWISAHKGVEVAQASSDLQAIGECRRDLISLFHRAAEYRKARDVAISAAESLRPQLADATPHAWGAYGALLSTGAIAAARLEDRHSALDMLTEADEAAHHAPNLTLGYGHVPIYKMGVSIVLGDAGTAIEHAKAVIPNQIPTLERRGSYYTGIAEAYALWGKTDRAIRALLIAEKIAPSEVRRSGTRQVITELLRRDPHSKLSGLRGLARRVGVTL from the coding sequence ATGCAGGCAACCGGGCAACGGATAGAGGCAACCGTGCGATTTGGCGAAGCGCTTCGTAAGAGTCGCGAGCGTCAGAAGGTATCGCTCAATACGCTTCACGAGCTGACGTTCTTTTCCAAGAGCTACCTCAGCCGCGTTGAGCGGGGCGAACGCAACCCCGAGCGGGTACTGGCCGAGCTTGTCGATGAGGCTCTTGGCGCGAATGGACGGCTCATCAGGGCGTGGGATAGCGACTACGCATCCAACCGGACTATCGTGGGTTCTTCGGGAGGTGAGGCAACGAAACGCCGTGAATTCATCACCAGTGCGGCGCTCTTGGCCGGAGGCGCGTTCGACGACCTCGCGGGGCAGCCTGAACCCAGTACGGCCGCCGTCGCACGACTTCGGGATGCTCTTATCCCGACTACGCCGACTTCTCAGGCAGCTAGCCCCGCAGCGTCGCTTTCCCGCTCACTCATTCGTGCTCAGCGCGACTTCGCCGCTGCTCGCTACCTCCCGCTGGCAGACGAACTCGCCGCGCTCCTCCCCGTTGCCTCAGCCGTCTCAACCCCTGCCGACATGGCCACCGCCGCGCGCATCTACCACCTCACCACGCGCACCCTGATCAAGCTCAGTGCTTCGCCCTACGCATGGATCTCCGCCCACAAAGGCGTCGAAGTCGCGCAAGCAAGCTCCGATCTCCAAGCCATAGGGGAATGTCGGCGCGACCTGATCAGCCTGTTCCATCGCGCCGCCGAGTACCGCAAGGCTCGCGACGTCGCTATCTCAGCCGCAGAATCCCTCCGGCCCCAACTCGCCGACGCAACACCTCACGCGTGGGGGGCCTATGGTGCTCTGCTCTCTACTGGCGCTATTGCCGCCGCTCGCCTTGAGGACCGACACTCAGCGCTCGACATGCTCACCGAAGCCGACGAGGCCGCCCATCACGCCCCCAATCTCACTCTGGGCTATGGACACGTCCCCATCTACAAGATGGGCGTCTCCATCGTGCTAGGGGACGCAGGCACAGCCATCGAACACGCCAAGGCGGTCATCCCCAACCAAATCCCGACGCTAGAACGACGAGGCAGCTACTACACCGGCATCGCCGAGGCATACGCCCTCTGGGGCAAGACCGACCGCGCCATACGAGCCTTGCTCATCGCCGAGAAGATAGCGCCCTCCGAAGTACGACGCTCCGGTACCCGCCAAGTCATCACCGAGCTACTTCGCCGGGATCCCCACAGCAAGCTCTCCGGCTTGCGAGGACTCGCCCGCCGCGTCGGCGTCACCCTCTAA
- a CDS encoding ribonuclease HII — MTVAFRPRPSVVRRDSGLYAYERALARRGLTPIAGVDEAGRGACAGPLVVAAVILRRQIEGLGDSKLLSPAVRERLYDQIVRVAHIGMVIIPPGEIDAKGLHKCNVSGMRRAVAQLPCDPEYILTDGFPVPGLPAPSLAVWKGDQVAACVAAASIVAKVTRDRLMVTLDERYPQYGFAEHKGYVTPGHRLALETHGPCPDHRYSFVTVARGMGENEMGAGVA, encoded by the coding sequence ATGACAGTTGCGTTCCGCCCTCGGCCAAGCGTCGTCCGGCGCGATTCCGGACTCTACGCCTATGAGCGGGCGCTCGCCCGCCGCGGCCTCACCCCCATCGCGGGCGTCGACGAGGCCGGCCGCGGCGCCTGCGCGGGGCCCCTCGTCGTCGCGGCCGTGATCCTGCGCAGGCAGATCGAGGGCCTCGGCGACTCGAAGCTGCTCTCCCCGGCGGTGCGCGAACGGCTCTACGACCAGATCGTCCGCGTCGCCCACATCGGCATGGTGATCATCCCGCCGGGGGAGATCGACGCTAAAGGTCTTCACAAATGCAACGTTTCAGGAATGCGGCGGGCTGTCGCACAGTTGCCTTGTGACCCGGAGTACATCTTGACGGACGGCTTCCCGGTGCCGGGCCTCCCGGCGCCGTCGCTGGCCGTGTGGAAGGGGGATCAGGTGGCCGCATGCGTGGCGGCGGCGTCGATCGTGGCCAAGGTGACGCGAGACCGCCTCATGGTCACGCTCGACGAACGCTACCCGCAGTACGGTTTCGCCGAGCACAAGGGGTATGTCACACCAGGACACCGGCTGGCGCTGGAAACGCACGGGCCGTGTCCTGATCACCGATACTCCTTCGTCACGGTGGCGAGGGGGATGGGTGAAAATGAAATGGGGGCCGGGGTTGCCTGA
- the rpsP gene encoding 30S ribosomal protein S16, producing the protein MAVKIKLKRLGMIRNAQYRIVVADSRTKRDGRAIEEIGLYHPKDNPSRIEVNAERAAYWLGVGAQPTEPVLKLLKLTGDWQKFKGEPAPAPLLVAEPAPDRHALYEAAAKEALSGGDTGTAATTPRKAKKKEEAEAPAETQAEGEA; encoded by the coding sequence GTGGCAGTCAAGATCAAGCTCAAGCGGCTCGGCATGATCCGCAACGCTCAATACCGCATCGTCGTCGCCGACAGCCGCACCAAGCGTGACGGCCGGGCGATCGAGGAGATCGGCCTGTACCACCCGAAGGACAACCCTTCGCGCATCGAGGTCAACGCCGAGCGTGCGGCCTACTGGCTGGGGGTCGGCGCGCAGCCGACCGAGCCCGTCCTCAAGCTGCTCAAGCTCACCGGCGACTGGCAGAAGTTCAAGGGCGAGCCCGCCCCTGCGCCGCTGCTGGTCGCCGAGCCCGCGCCCGACCGTCACGCCCTCTACGAGGCCGCGGCCAAGGAGGCGCTGTCCGGTGGCGACACCGGCACGGCCGCCACCACGCCGAGGAAGGCCAAGAAGAAGGAAGAGGCCGAGGCCCCCGCCGAGACCCAGGCCGAGGGCGAGGCCTGA
- a CDS encoding GTP-binding protein, whose amino-acid sequence MTSTKIVVAGGFGVGKTTFVGAVSEIMPLTTEAVMTDASKGIDDLGMTPLKSTTTVAMDFGRVSLDRDLILYLFGTPGQHRFWFMWDDLVRGAIGAVVLVDTRRLADSFPAIDYFEEAQLPFIVGVNGWDGQYAHSDSEVRDALTLAPHIPMVRLDARSKDSVKTALINLVEHALSVRMAVPGWSG is encoded by the coding sequence TTGACCTCGACGAAGATCGTGGTCGCCGGTGGGTTCGGGGTGGGCAAGACGACCTTCGTCGGCGCGGTGTCGGAGATCATGCCGTTGACCACGGAGGCCGTCATGACCGACGCCTCCAAGGGCATCGACGATCTGGGCATGACGCCGCTGAAGTCGACCACCACCGTCGCCATGGACTTCGGCCGCGTCTCGCTCGATCGCGACCTGATCCTGTACCTGTTCGGCACGCCCGGACAGCACCGGTTCTGGTTCATGTGGGACGACCTGGTGCGCGGCGCCATCGGCGCGGTGGTGCTCGTGGACACGCGCCGCCTGGCGGACAGCTTCCCCGCGATCGACTACTTCGAGGAGGCGCAGCTGCCGTTCATCGTGGGGGTGAACGGCTGGGACGGTCAGTACGCCCACAGCGACTCCGAAGTGCGTGACGCCCTGACCCTGGCGCCGCACATCCCGATGGTGCGCCTCGACGCCAGGTCCAAGGACTCGGTCAAGACCGCGCTCATCAACCTGGTCGAGCACGCGCTCTCGGTCCGCATGGCCGTGCCAGGCTGGAGCGGCTAG
- the ffh gene encoding signal recognition particle protein has translation MFETLSDRLTSVFSSLRSKGRLSDADIDATTREIRIALLEADVALPVVKAFVAQVKERARGAEVSQALNPAQQVVKIVNDELIGILGGETRRLRLAKTPPTVIMLAGLQGAGKTTLAGKLARWLREQGHTPLLVAADLQRPNAVQQLQVVGERAGVAVYAPEPGNGAGDPIEVARTSIDEAKRLLHDIVIIDTAGRLGIDQEMMKQAADIRDAVSPDEVLFVVDAMIGQDAVTTAQAFMEGVGFDGVVLTKLDGDARGGAALSVRHITGRPIMFASTGEKLEDFDAFHPDRMASRILDMGDILTLIEQAQKTFDEEQAAKMAGKLTSGENFTLEDFLEQMMMVQKMGPIKNLLGMMPGMGQMRDQLNSIDDRDLDRIAAIIRSMTPGERQDPKIINGSRRARIAAGSGVSVTAVSNLVTRFFEAQKMMKRMAGGMGIPGMPGGRGKAAKAQKKAKKGRRVSGDPRKAALGNASSAEAPEAAEPKGGGLLGNLGGKLPPGVELPPGFDPSKFRLPGQK, from the coding sequence GTGTTCGAGACGCTATCCGACCGGTTGACATCGGTCTTCTCCTCCCTCCGGTCCAAAGGCCGGCTGTCCGATGCCGACATCGACGCCACCACCCGCGAGATCCGCATCGCCCTGCTGGAGGCCGATGTCGCGCTCCCGGTGGTCAAGGCGTTCGTCGCCCAGGTCAAGGAGCGCGCCCGCGGGGCCGAGGTCTCCCAGGCGCTCAACCCGGCTCAGCAGGTCGTCAAGATCGTCAATGACGAGCTGATCGGGATTCTCGGCGGCGAGACGCGCAGGCTCCGCCTCGCCAAGACGCCGCCGACCGTCATCATGCTGGCGGGTCTGCAGGGCGCCGGTAAGACCACCCTGGCCGGCAAGCTGGCCAGGTGGCTGCGCGAGCAGGGCCACACGCCCCTGCTGGTCGCCGCCGACCTGCAGCGCCCCAACGCCGTCCAGCAGCTCCAGGTCGTGGGCGAGCGCGCCGGGGTCGCGGTCTACGCCCCCGAGCCGGGCAACGGCGCCGGCGACCCGATCGAGGTCGCCCGCACGTCGATCGACGAGGCCAAGCGCCTGCTGCACGACATCGTCATCATCGACACCGCCGGCCGCCTGGGCATCGACCAGGAGATGATGAAGCAGGCCGCCGACATCCGCGACGCGGTCTCGCCCGACGAGGTCCTGTTCGTGGTCGACGCCATGATCGGCCAGGACGCCGTCACGACGGCGCAGGCGTTCATGGAGGGCGTCGGCTTCGACGGGGTCGTGCTGACCAAGCTCGACGGCGACGCCCGCGGTGGCGCCGCCCTGTCGGTGCGGCACATCACGGGCCGGCCGATCATGTTCGCCTCCACGGGCGAGAAGCTCGAAGACTTCGACGCCTTCCACCCCGACCGGATGGCCTCCCGCATCCTCGACATGGGTGACATCCTCACCCTGATCGAGCAGGCCCAGAAGACGTTCGACGAGGAGCAGGCCGCCAAGATGGCGGGCAAGCTCACGTCGGGCGAAAACTTCACGCTCGAGGACTTCCTCGAGCAGATGATGATGGTCCAGAAGATGGGGCCCATCAAAAACCTGCTGGGCATGATGCCCGGCATGGGGCAGATGCGCGACCAGCTCAACTCCATCGACGACCGCGACCTCGACCGCATCGCCGCCATCATCCGCTCGATGACGCCCGGGGAGCGCCAGGACCCCAAGATCATCAACGGCTCGCGCCGGGCCCGCATCGCGGCCGGCTCCGGCGTCTCGGTCACCGCCGTCAGCAACCTCGTCACCCGCTTCTTCGAGGCGCAGAAGATGATGAAGCGGATGGCGGGCGGCATGGGCATTCCCGGCATGCCGGGCGGGCGCGGCAAGGCGGCCAAGGCGCAGAAGAAGGCCAAGAAGGGGCGGCGGGTCAGCGGCGACCCGCGCAAGGCGGCCCTCGGCAACGCCTCCTCGGCCGAGGCTCCGGAGGCGGCCGAGCCCAAGGGCGGCGGCCTGCTGGGCAACCTCGGGGGGAAGCTGCCTCCGGGGGTGGAGCTGCCGCCGGGCTTCGACCCCTCGAAGTTCCGCCTGCCGGGCCAGAAGTGA
- the rplS gene encoding 50S ribosomal protein L19, with protein sequence MHTKIQELEKATLRSDVPDFRPGDTLEVHVRVVEGNRSRIQVFKGFVLRRQGSGARETFTVRKVSYGVGVERTFPVHSPVIEKIVLVTRGDVRRAKLYYMRDLRGKAARIREKRETTAAK encoded by the coding sequence ATGCACACGAAGATCCAGGAGCTCGAGAAGGCGACGCTGCGCAGCGACGTGCCGGACTTCCGTCCCGGTGACACGCTCGAGGTTCACGTACGAGTCGTCGAAGGAAACCGTTCCCGTATCCAGGTCTTCAAGGGCTTCGTGCTGCGCAGGCAGGGCAGCGGCGCCCGCGAGACCTTCACGGTCCGCAAGGTCAGCTACGGCGTCGGCGTCGAGCGCACCTTCCCCGTGCACAGCCCGGTCATCGAGAAGATCGTGCTCGTGACCCGCGGCGACGTGCGCCGGGCCAAGCTCTACTACATGCGCGACCTGCGCGGCAAGGCCGCCCGTATCCGCGAGAAGCGCGAGACGACGGCCGCCAAGTAG